The Engystomops pustulosus chromosome 4, aEngPut4.maternal, whole genome shotgun sequence genome contains a region encoding:
- the LOC140128622 gene encoding olfactory receptor 10C1-like produces the protein MVMTNNITSIFLLGFPNLQNFTFLFFSLLVLIYCMTISGNLLIMVLYLVSKTLQSPMYFFITQLSLCDLVVTTDIVPVLLHTVLYGGSSITLSGCFVQYFFFAASESSECLLLSVMSYDRYLAICNPLRYHSIMSHKLCMILISIIWLLSFMVTLMDVISIYSLHFCGPHIIDHFYCDVEPVLQLSCSDTSRIQTQIVFLGFLYVIVPFIVIVMSYVYIVLTILKIPSTTGRHKAFSTCSSHLTVVSIYYGTIMIVYIFPTRGESQNLNKVLSLMYTVLTALLNPIIYTLRNRDFKEAFHKMNMSIKG, from the coding sequence ATGGTCATGACAAATAATATCACCTCCATCTTCCTTCTGGGATTTCCTAATCTTCAGAACTTCACATTTctcttcttctccctcctggttCTTATATATTGTATGACAATATCAGGAAACCTTCTTATCATGGTCTTGTATCTAGTGAGTAAAACCCTTcagtcccccatgtacttcttcattacaCAGCTGTCATTGTGTGACCTTGTGGTGACTACAGACATTGTCCCCGTCCTTCTTCACACTGTCCTGTATGGAGGAAGTTCTATCACTCTCAGCGGATGCTTTGTTCAGTACTTTTTCTTTGCTGCCTCTGAATCTTCGGAATGTCTTCTCCTgtcggtgatgtcctatgaccggtatttggccatctgtaaccccctccgttATCACTCCATCATGAGTCATAAATTGTGCATGATATTGATCAGTATAATCTGGTTGTTGAGTTTTATGGTAACGTTGATGGATGTTATTTCTATATATAGTCTACATTTCTGTGGACCACACATCATTGACCATTTCTACTGTGATGTAGAACCAGTCCTGCAGCTCTCCTGCTCAGATACATCAAGAATTCAAACACAGAttgtttttttgggatttttataTGTCATTGTACCTTTTATAGTAATAGTAATGTCCTATGTGTACATTGTCCTCACCATCCTGAAGATCCCGTCCACCACCGGAAGacataaagccttctccacctgtagctcccacctcactGTGGTTTCCATATATTATGGAACAATAATGATTGTTTATATCTTTCCAACAAGAGGAGAATCCCAGAACCTAAATAAGGTATTGTCCTTGATGTATACTGTGCTGACTGCACTTCTTAACCCTATCATATACACCCTGAGGAACAGGGACTTTAAGGAAGCTTTTCATAAAATGAATATGTCTATAAAAGGGTGA